The proteins below come from a single Eubacterium limosum genomic window:
- a CDS encoding beta-ketoacyl-ACP synthase III: protein MGIQILSSAFSVPENCVTNDDLAKRVDTSDEWIRSRTGIGARFIAAHETTSDLGYSAAAKAIERSGLKPEDIDCIVTATFTPENFTPSCACLIQEKLGIKELPVMAFDVNAACSGYLYAMNVASALLETGQVNHVCVVGAEVISNVLDWEDRSTCVLFGDGAGAMVLKADPARQSCFYAAARGDSSGALETKSLPVHRPVTMDGNAVFRFATKAMSEAVDRALEKSGLTIADIDWIIPHQANIRIIDYVAKKARIDRSKVYVNIDRYGNTSSASIPIAYAEMAEKGLLKPGMKVIMAGFGAGFTWAGALIEI, encoded by the coding sequence ATGGGTATACAAATATTATCAAGCGCTTTTTCCGTACCGGAAAACTGCGTGACCAATGATGATCTGGCCAAGAGGGTTGATACCAGCGACGAGTGGATCAGGAGCCGTACCGGAATCGGCGCGCGTTTTATCGCAGCGCATGAGACTACCTCGGATCTGGGATATTCGGCGGCAGCCAAAGCCATTGAGCGTTCCGGGCTAAAACCAGAGGATATTGACTGTATTGTCACCGCGACCTTTACGCCGGAAAATTTCACGCCCTCCTGTGCCTGCCTGATCCAGGAAAAGCTTGGTATAAAAGAGCTGCCGGTTATGGCGTTTGATGTTAACGCAGCCTGTTCGGGTTATCTCTACGCCATGAATGTGGCTTCAGCCCTGCTGGAAACAGGACAGGTAAACCATGTCTGTGTGGTGGGGGCTGAGGTGATTTCCAATGTGCTGGACTGGGAGGACCGGAGTACCTGCGTGCTTTTCGGAGATGGCGCAGGAGCAATGGTGTTAAAGGCAGACCCGGCCAGGCAGTCCTGTTTTTATGCGGCGGCCAGAGGGGATTCCTCAGGGGCGCTGGAGACAAAATCGCTGCCAGTGCACCGGCCGGTAACCATGGACGGCAACGCGGTTTTTCGCTTTGCCACCAAAGCCATGTCAGAGGCAGTGGACAGGGCACTGGAAAAATCCGGCCTCACCATCGCCGACATTGACTGGATCATCCCGCACCAGGCCAACATCCGCATCATTGACTATGTGGCTAAAAAGGCCAGGATTGACCGGAGCAAGGTTTATGTCAACATTGACCGTTACGGCAACACCTCCTCTGCCAGTATTCCGATTGCCTATGCGGAGATGGCGGAAAAGGGCCTGCTGAAGCCTGGCATGAAGGTGATCATGGCTGGCTTTGGCGCAGGCTTTACCTGGGCTGGAGCTTTAATCGAAATTTAA